In Poecile atricapillus isolate bPoeAtr1 chromosome W, bPoeAtr1.hap1, whole genome shotgun sequence, one DNA window encodes the following:
- the LOC131591503 gene encoding uncharacterized protein LOC131591503, whose product MSPACPSSWLSWKMESKTVLEFLMSLIIWMLLKTSAVDAWLVAQPQENVWITLAKTLQQDHMCLSMGSATNPLSSCLVGIPLKPHEYPFTGKEPNPVDTWDEWTKILPHAPEEPQELELLGSSKAAYCINFNYHPVANAWPASKYQKAIKSRKNVTPNSKIYSQSKWCNYTSSTRSTSSHYPRVLPRGVFLICGDRVWAGIPSRLRGGPCTLGQLTILTPNSTLINDWLKKNELAHQKKDLTQLDEKCDNQIKDRSYTKKIVMSAFLPWAAAAKALGEPSHLECWLGKQANRTSSVLSDLLTDEETVRHATLQNRAAIDFLLLAHGHGCEESDGLCCFNLSSPSEGIHARIQRLQHAVQKLQAEKEPQWLEDLFVSWGLERWVASVLKNICWVFLIVIIFLSMFSCFKKLSANSLGDAFLINKEVGVVGAEEPAGPEILALPWRGDTSL is encoded by the exons atgagcccagcctgcccttccagctggttgtcctgg aaaatggagagcaaaaccgtccttgagttcctgatgtccctgattatctggatgctcctgaaaacatcagctgtggatgcctggctagtagcacagccccaggagaacgtgtGGATCACCCTCGCAAAGACACTCCAACAAgaccacatgtgcttgtccatgggcagcgcCACCAACCCTCTGTCATCCTGCCTGGTAGGGATTCCTTTAAAGCCCCATGAATATCCTTTCACAGGGAAAGAACCCAACCCAGTAGACACTTGGGATGAGTGGACAAAGATCTTGCCCCATGCACCAGAGGAACCCCAGGAATTAgagcttttgggatcctccAAAGCTGCCTActgcataaattttaattatcacCCAGTAGCCAATGCATGGCCTGCCTCGAAATACCAAAAGGCaattaaatcaaggaaaaatgtgactCCCAACAGTAAAATTTACAGTCAGTCCAAATGGTGCAATTACACCAGCAGCACACGATCCACCTCCTCTCACTATCCCAGAGTGCTGCCCCGGGGAGTGTTCTTGATCTGTGGGGATAGAGTGTGGGCAGGAATCCCTTCCCGACTCCGGGGAGGTCCTTGCACGCTTGGACAGCTTACCATCCTCACTCCAAATTCAACTCTAATAAATGATtggctgaaaaagaatgaattggCCCACCAAAAGAAAGATCTCACACAATTAGATGAAAAATGTGATAACCAAATTAAAGATCGGTCCTACACGAAGAAGATAGTGATGTCAGCATTTTTGCcgtgggcagctgctgctaaagcccTTGGTGAGCCTTCTCACCTGGAGTGTTGGCTTGGTAAGCAGGCCAACCGGACCTCCTCTGTCCTGAGCGACCTCCTGACAGATGAAGAAACTGTTAGGCATGCTACGCTACAAAACCGAGCTGCCATAGACTttctgctcctggcccatggacacggcTGTGAAGAATCAGATGGTTTATGCTGCTTtaacctctccagccccagtgaaggcatccacgcccgcatccagagactccaacaTGCAGTCCAAAAACTCCAGgctgaaaaggagccccagtggcttgaaGACCTTTTTGTGAGCTGGGGACTCGAGAGATGGGTTGCCTCCGTTCTCAAGAAcatttgttgggttttcttgattgttattatcttcctaagtatgttttcatgttttaagaagctatcagctaactctctaggggatgcctttttaataaataaagaagtgggagttgtgggtgcggaggagcccgctgggcccgagatactggccctcccctggagaggagatacttctctgtaa